In the Bombus pyrosoma isolate SC7728 linkage group LG15, ASM1482585v1, whole genome shotgun sequence genome, one interval contains:
- the LOC122575646 gene encoding rho-related BTB domain-containing protein 1 isoform X1 has product MDNEQPHQELVKCVVVGDTAVGKTRLICARACNKHVSLSQLLTTHVPTVWAIDQYRIYKDVLERSWEVVDNVNVSLRLWDTFGDHEKDRRFAYGRSDVVLLCFSITNPVSLRNCKAMWYPEIRRFCPQTPVLLVGCKNDLRYMYRDETYLSYFRDRSPFVRATRKSDLVMPDQARAVARELGVCYYETSVFTYYGVNEVFENSIRAALIARRQQRFWMTNLKRVQRPLLQAPFCPPKPVPPEVCLAASTYEENMKTLWTKPVHTDVTLIAGNCTFSAHRCLLAAASPAFHRLFSMELVQEQTPRSSSESSMVSTFGEATVGDFNDDTECLIRIDQSKPAKVWEQLKRRSSFQVLPTVDNQKKPPGATRELNHPAFQNIRVCLTENTNGMQQPTTVVTLSKLITPQAMQQCLQFIYMGSLDKRYHDLQTAPIGLLLEIRQAAEFLELPQLLMVLGTLQTRDQFNNDLNNRYKQVVRQRLEDICLEQGLFADVIFELDDGSVPAHKAILTARCDVMKAMFSGDFRESSAKVIVFPGVREYTFHKLLCYLYTDEVPAISSARCLNLLELANRLCLQRLVNLVESRVIEDLGRLSQNEGNEAVENCLRLLEPCKLHNADQLADWCMNHLCVNYNKLCKMSPRSVRLLHPENQEYLNEHRWPPVWYLKDYDYYQKCLAERDRENNPTLKRNRNQSGCLCFSGTSKTRRESSNGGGGTASSANNDPQAERPLFDSIESGEQVV; this is encoded by the exons ATGGACAATGAGCAGCCGCATCAGGAACTGGTCAAGTGCGTGGTCGTCGGCGATACGGCAGTTGGAAAGACCAGGCTGATCTGTGCGAGAGCCTGCAACAAACACGTGTCGCTGTCGCAACTCTTGACGACTCACGTGCCCACCGTCTGGGCCATCGACCAGTATAGAATCTACAAGGAC GTCCTAGAACGTTCCTGGGAAGTAGTCGATAACGTGAATGTTTCCCTGCGACTTTGGGACACGTTTGGCGACCACGAGAAGGATCGACGTTTCGCGTACGGCAG atCGGACGTTGTGCTACTATGTTTCTCTATAACAAATCCCGTATCTTTACGGAACTGCAAGGCGATGTGGTACCCGGAAATACGACGATTCTGCCCACAGACTCCGGTACTGTTAGTAGGCTGCAAGAACGATCTACGTTACATGTACCGAGATGAGACTTATCTGAGCTATTTCCGTGACCGCAGTCCGTTCGTGAG aGCTACGAGGAAGAGCGATCTGGTAATGCCTGATCAAGCTCGAGCTGTTGCACGTGAGCTTGGTGTTTGCTATTATGAGACTAGCGTCTTTACATATTACGGTGTTAACGAAGTCTTCGAGAATTCGATACGCGCTGCCTTAATCGCGCGTCGCCAACAACGATTTTGGATGACAAACTTGAAGAGAGTGCAAAGGCCTCTTCTTCAG GCACCGTTTTGTCCACCAAAACCTGTACCACCGGAAGTGTGTCTGGCGGCAAGCACTTACGAAGAAAACATGAAAACGTTGTGGACAAAACCAGTTCACACTGATGTGACTTTGATAGCCGGAAACTGCACGTTTTCCGCTCACAGGTGTCTTTTAGCTGCAGCATCGCCCGCGTTCCATCGACTTTTCTCTATGGAACTCGTTCAGGAACAAACACCTCGAAGCTCTAGCGAATCTAGCATG gTGAGTACATTCGGCGAAGCAACGGTCGGTGACTTCAACGATGACACCGAATGCCTCATTCGTATCGATCAATCAAAACCTGCAAA AGTTTGGGAACAACTGAAGCGACGTTCAAGCTTCCAAGTACTGCCCACGGTGGACAACCAAAAGAAACCACCTGGAGCTACTAGAGAACTTAATCATCCTGCCTTCCAGAACATCCGTGTATGCTTG aCTGAAAATACAAATGGAATGCAGCAACCAACGACCGTGGTGACGCTGTCTAAACTGATTACACCCCAGGCGATGCAGCAGTGCTTGCAATTCATTTACATGGGCAGCTTGGATAAACGGTATCACGATCTACAA ACAGCTCCTATCGGGCTTCTACTG GAGATTAGGCAGGCGGCGGAATTCTTGGAGCTTCCGCAATTATTGATGGTGCTTGGGACTTTACAAACAAGAGATCAGTTTAATAATGATCTTAATAATAGGTATAAGCAAGTGGTGAGGCAACGTTTGGAAGACATTTGTCTAGAACAAG GACTCTTCGCTGATGTGATATTTGAACTAGACGATGGAAGTGTTCCAGCCCACAAAGCGATACTCACTGCCCGATGTGATGTAATGAAGGCCATGTTCTCCGGAGATTTCCGCGAAAGTAGCGCAAAAGTG ATAGTGTTTCCCGGTGTACGCGAGTACACGTTCCACAAACTACTCTGCTATCTCTATACGGATGAAGTGCCAGCAATTTCCTCTGCCAGGTGCTTGAACCTCTTAGAATTGGCAAATCGTCTTTGTTTGCAACGACTGGTAAACTTGGTCGAGAGCAGAGTGATCGAAGATCTCGGGAGATTGTCTCAGAACGAGGGAAACGAGGCCGTGGAGAACTGTCTGAGACTGCTGGAACCGTGCAAG TTGCATAATGCCGATCAACTAGCTGACTGGTGTATGAACCACTTGTGCGTCAATTACAACAAGTTGTGCAAGATGTCTCCGCGAAGCGTACGCCTTCTGCATCCGGAGAACCAGGAATATTTGAACGAGCATCGATGGCCTCCAGTATG GTATTTAAAAGACTACGATTACTACCAAAAATGTTTGGCAGAACGTGACCGCGAAAATAATCCGACGTTGAAGAGAAATCGCAATCAGTCCGGTTGCTTATGCTTCTCTGGTACAAGCAAAACCAGAAGAGAAAGTTCGAACGGTGGTGGAGGTACAGCATCGTCGGCGAACAACGATCCGCAAGCTGAACGACCCCTATTCGACTCTATAGAGTCAGGTGAACAGGTTGTATGA
- the LOC122575646 gene encoding rho-related BTB domain-containing protein 1 isoform X2, with protein MDNEQPHQELVKCVVVGDTAVGKTRLICARACNKHVSLSQLLTTHVPTVWAIDQYRIYKDVLERSWEVVDNVNVSLRLWDTFGDHEKDRRFAYGRSDVVLLCFSITNPVSLRNCKAMWYPEIRRFCPQTPVLLVGCKNDLRYMYRDETYLSYFRDRSPFVRATRKSDLVMPDQARAVARELGVCYYETSVFTYYGVNEVFENSIRAALIARRQQRFWMTNLKRVQRPLLQAPFCPPKPVPPEVCLAASTYEENMKTLWTKPVHTDVTLIAGNCTFSAHRCLLAAASPAFHRLFSMELVQEQTPRSSSESSMVSTFGEATVGDFNDDTECLIRIDQSKPAKVWEQLKRRSSFQVLPTVDNQKKPPGATRELNHPAFQNIRVCLTENTNGMQQPTTVVTLSKLITPQAMQQCLQFIYMGSLDKRYHDLQEIRQAAEFLELPQLLMVLGTLQTRDQFNNDLNNRYKQVVRQRLEDICLEQGLFADVIFELDDGSVPAHKAILTARCDVMKAMFSGDFRESSAKVIVFPGVREYTFHKLLCYLYTDEVPAISSARCLNLLELANRLCLQRLVNLVESRVIEDLGRLSQNEGNEAVENCLRLLEPCKLHNADQLADWCMNHLCVNYNKLCKMSPRSVRLLHPENQEYLNEHRWPPVWYLKDYDYYQKCLAERDRENNPTLKRNRNQSGCLCFSGTSKTRRESSNGGGGTASSANNDPQAERPLFDSIESGEQVV; from the exons ATGGACAATGAGCAGCCGCATCAGGAACTGGTCAAGTGCGTGGTCGTCGGCGATACGGCAGTTGGAAAGACCAGGCTGATCTGTGCGAGAGCCTGCAACAAACACGTGTCGCTGTCGCAACTCTTGACGACTCACGTGCCCACCGTCTGGGCCATCGACCAGTATAGAATCTACAAGGAC GTCCTAGAACGTTCCTGGGAAGTAGTCGATAACGTGAATGTTTCCCTGCGACTTTGGGACACGTTTGGCGACCACGAGAAGGATCGACGTTTCGCGTACGGCAG atCGGACGTTGTGCTACTATGTTTCTCTATAACAAATCCCGTATCTTTACGGAACTGCAAGGCGATGTGGTACCCGGAAATACGACGATTCTGCCCACAGACTCCGGTACTGTTAGTAGGCTGCAAGAACGATCTACGTTACATGTACCGAGATGAGACTTATCTGAGCTATTTCCGTGACCGCAGTCCGTTCGTGAG aGCTACGAGGAAGAGCGATCTGGTAATGCCTGATCAAGCTCGAGCTGTTGCACGTGAGCTTGGTGTTTGCTATTATGAGACTAGCGTCTTTACATATTACGGTGTTAACGAAGTCTTCGAGAATTCGATACGCGCTGCCTTAATCGCGCGTCGCCAACAACGATTTTGGATGACAAACTTGAAGAGAGTGCAAAGGCCTCTTCTTCAG GCACCGTTTTGTCCACCAAAACCTGTACCACCGGAAGTGTGTCTGGCGGCAAGCACTTACGAAGAAAACATGAAAACGTTGTGGACAAAACCAGTTCACACTGATGTGACTTTGATAGCCGGAAACTGCACGTTTTCCGCTCACAGGTGTCTTTTAGCTGCAGCATCGCCCGCGTTCCATCGACTTTTCTCTATGGAACTCGTTCAGGAACAAACACCTCGAAGCTCTAGCGAATCTAGCATG gTGAGTACATTCGGCGAAGCAACGGTCGGTGACTTCAACGATGACACCGAATGCCTCATTCGTATCGATCAATCAAAACCTGCAAA AGTTTGGGAACAACTGAAGCGACGTTCAAGCTTCCAAGTACTGCCCACGGTGGACAACCAAAAGAAACCACCTGGAGCTACTAGAGAACTTAATCATCCTGCCTTCCAGAACATCCGTGTATGCTTG aCTGAAAATACAAATGGAATGCAGCAACCAACGACCGTGGTGACGCTGTCTAAACTGATTACACCCCAGGCGATGCAGCAGTGCTTGCAATTCATTTACATGGGCAGCTTGGATAAACGGTATCACGATCTACAA GAGATTAGGCAGGCGGCGGAATTCTTGGAGCTTCCGCAATTATTGATGGTGCTTGGGACTTTACAAACAAGAGATCAGTTTAATAATGATCTTAATAATAGGTATAAGCAAGTGGTGAGGCAACGTTTGGAAGACATTTGTCTAGAACAAG GACTCTTCGCTGATGTGATATTTGAACTAGACGATGGAAGTGTTCCAGCCCACAAAGCGATACTCACTGCCCGATGTGATGTAATGAAGGCCATGTTCTCCGGAGATTTCCGCGAAAGTAGCGCAAAAGTG ATAGTGTTTCCCGGTGTACGCGAGTACACGTTCCACAAACTACTCTGCTATCTCTATACGGATGAAGTGCCAGCAATTTCCTCTGCCAGGTGCTTGAACCTCTTAGAATTGGCAAATCGTCTTTGTTTGCAACGACTGGTAAACTTGGTCGAGAGCAGAGTGATCGAAGATCTCGGGAGATTGTCTCAGAACGAGGGAAACGAGGCCGTGGAGAACTGTCTGAGACTGCTGGAACCGTGCAAG TTGCATAATGCCGATCAACTAGCTGACTGGTGTATGAACCACTTGTGCGTCAATTACAACAAGTTGTGCAAGATGTCTCCGCGAAGCGTACGCCTTCTGCATCCGGAGAACCAGGAATATTTGAACGAGCATCGATGGCCTCCAGTATG GTATTTAAAAGACTACGATTACTACCAAAAATGTTTGGCAGAACGTGACCGCGAAAATAATCCGACGTTGAAGAGAAATCGCAATCAGTCCGGTTGCTTATGCTTCTCTGGTACAAGCAAAACCAGAAGAGAAAGTTCGAACGGTGGTGGAGGTACAGCATCGTCGGCGAACAACGATCCGCAAGCTGAACGACCCCTATTCGACTCTATAGAGTCAGGTGAACAGGTTGTATGA
- the LOC122575650 gene encoding RING finger protein 37 — protein MLFNFCDPRLRPEIQCSTVSTEGYEVTNLITGTDKGFLAYACIKPPINIDVTFICNICINHILIWPQVGSQKSSGFQLYAKTSNDASVPYSLLGTGFLDTTHTGLLFCPSKHESIPAPANFLKCFTKSSLQYLTTCINSLRICICKTKNSVPALGKIEVWGTVSPRCGKDTVASISTLWFKQSCLAESMGRSENAEYKTPVTNTDNKEILETNLQVPESFLDAITYEIMTQPILLPSGKIIDQTTLLKHEETEAIWGRRLTDPFTGLPFSENRKPVIASALKIRIDRFLLENCNNEEIKKLPRVLGRALPSDGNVTDKTVTEVPNYLLKRNIIQAPSNIKPKFHCSIVSSVKAEKKLCHKLPVVIMSQKRTVSALTKPAKKRVTANSYTSTIPLSKSTEGEQKNNCIDIADLTAGNETDFDINIAVPNLKRFNNIPKKNETNSKLIMCSCCPNGIFYQLPCKHVLCRNVLISIENNQCTFCSMPYKNNEIERIYE, from the exons ATGCTTTTCAACTTCTGTGATCCTCGTTTAAGACCAGAAATTCAATGCAGTACTGTTAGCACAGAAGGATATGAAGTTACCAATTTAATAACTGGTACTGATAAAGGATTTTTAGCATATGCTTGTATCAAGCCTCCTATAAATATCGACGTTACttttatatgtaacatatGTATTAATCACATTTTAATTTGGCCACAAGTTGGCTCTCAAAAGTCATCAGGCTTTCAATTATATGCTAAGACTAGTAACGATGCCAGTGTACCATACAGTTTACTAGGCACTGGATTTTTAGACACCACACACACTGGATTATTGTTTTGTCCAAGTAAACATGAATCAATTCCAGCACCAgcaaattttttgaaatgttttacaAAATCCTCCCTGCAATACTTAACAACGTGCATAAATAGTTTAAGAATTTGTATATGTAAAACAAAGAATTCAGTACCTGCATTAGGTAAGATAGAAGTATGGGGAACAGTGTCACCACGTTGTGGTAAAGATACTGTAGCCAGTATTTCTACTTTATGGTTCAAACAATCTTGCTTAGCTGAATCTATGGGAAGGTCTGAAAATGCTGAATATAAAACACCTGTTACTAATACAGATAATAA GGAAATATTGGAAACAAATCTACAAGTTCCAGAAAGTTTTTTAGATGCCATTACTTACGAAATCATGACACAGCCAATTCTCTTACCAAGCGGAAAAATAATTGACCAAACTACATTACTGAAACACGAGGAAACTGAAGCAATATGGGGAAGAAGATTAACTGATCCTTTTACTGGTTTACCATTTAGTGAAAATCGTAAACCTGTTATAGCAAGTGCTTTAAAAATAAGGATAGACAGATTTTTGCttgaaaattgcaataatgaagaaataaaaaaattaccgAGAGTGTTAGGTCGTGCATTGCCCTCTGATGGGAATGTAACAGATAAAACGGTAACAGAAGTTcctaattatttgttaaaaagaaatataattcaagCTCCAAGCAATATTAAGCCAAAGTTTCATTGTTCTATAGTAAGTTCTGtaaaagcagagaaaaaaCTTTGTCATAAATTGCCAGTTGTTATAATGTCCCAGAAACGAACTGTTTCTGCTTTAACCAAACCAGCAAAGAAAAGAGTGACTGCCAATTCTTATACCTCAACTATACCTCTGTCTAAAAGCACAGAAGGggaacaaaaaaataattgtattgaTATAGCAGATCTAACTGCTGGTAATGAAACagattttgatattaatatagcAGTACctaatttaaaacgttttaataaCATTCCAAAAAAGAATGAGacaaattcgaaattaattatgtgTTCCTGTTGCCCTAATGGCATTTTTTATCAGCTTCCATGTAAGCATGTTCTATGTAGAAATGTCTTAATATCGATTGAAAATAACCAATGTACATTCTGTAGCATGccttataaaaataatgaaatagaacGGATTTATGAATGA
- the LOC122575657 gene encoding H/ACA ribonucleoprotein complex subunit 2-like protein encodes MEQIIIKQEIDDSVRETETGDNTEIKYEEKLKYTSLIAKPMAPKKLTKKIYKCIKKAAKHKSYLRNGLKDVQKHLRKGEQGLVVFAGDVFPIEIMCHLPIVCEDKNIPYCYTPSRQDIGAAMGVKRGSLMVLIKEHEEYKELYDEIKTAMITLSTPL; translated from the exons atggagcaaataataataaaacaggaAATTGACGATAGTGTGAGAGAAACAGAGACTGGTgataatacagaaattaaatacgaagaaaaattaaaatacacaaGCCTTATAGCCAAACCCATGGCCCCAAAAAAATTAAccaaaaaaatttataagtgtattaaaaaag CTGCAAAGCATAAATCTTATCTTCGAAATGGTTTGAAGGATGTTCAGAAGCATCTTCGCAAAGGAGAACAAgg attgGTAGTCTTTGCTGGAGATGTATTTCCAATAGAAATCATGTGTCACTTACCAATTGTATGCGaagacaaaaatattccatacTGCTACACACCTTCGAGACAGGACATTGGTGCTGCTATGGGTGTGAAAAGAGGCAGTCTTATGGTACTTATTAAAGAACACGAAGAATATAAAGAACTTtatgatgaaattaaaactgCGATGATAACATTATCAACACCGCTATAG